A genomic segment from Flavobacterium sp. 9R encodes:
- a CDS encoding AtpZ/AtpI family protein, whose product MEPNPNKRKPNKWLALINIPIQMGVLIFLFAYLGHWLDENHPSTKVYYVKILVIVGVFLAMYNVYRQVNEINKNQ is encoded by the coding sequence ATGGAACCCAATCCAAATAAAAGAAAACCTAATAAGTGGTTAGCCTTAATCAATATCCCTATTCAAATGGGAGTATTGATTTTTTTATTTGCTTATTTAGGCCATTGGTTAGATGAGAATCACCCGAGTACAAAAGTGTATTATGTTAAAATTTTAGTTATTGTTGGTGTTTTTTTGGCAATGTACAATGTGTACCGACAAGTAAATGAAATCAATAAAAATCAATAA
- a CDS encoding ferredoxin--NADP reductase, producing the protein MPSFLKLLIKEVKRETKDAVSILFNVPEELTSNYTFTAGQYLNLRLTLDNQEIRRAYSICSAPESGELRIAVKAVKNGLFSQFATSRLKAGDVLEVGQPEGKFTFTPDAERQRNYAAFVAGSGITPVISILKSVLKSEPKSSFVLVYGNKTPEETIFHQELHDLQLQYVGRLFVHYVYSKVHAGEGFFGRIDKSVVNAVLTQKHAALNFDKYFLCGPEEMITTVSTILKEKNVKESAIKFELFTSSTQEKTISATVDGHTTITVLVDDEETTFEMSAKQTLLEATLKQGIDAPYSCQGGICSSCLCRITEGTAEMKKNSILSDDEIAEGLILSCQAYPTSSTLRVDFDDV; encoded by the coding sequence ATGCCTTCCTTTTTAAAACTCCTTATCAAAGAAGTAAAACGCGAAACCAAAGACGCCGTTTCCATACTTTTTAATGTCCCAGAAGAACTTACCTCTAATTATACTTTTACCGCAGGACAATACCTTAACTTGCGTTTAACCCTAGACAATCAAGAGATTCGCAGAGCCTATTCTATTTGTTCTGCTCCTGAAAGTGGGGAATTGCGCATTGCTGTAAAAGCGGTAAAAAATGGACTGTTTTCTCAATTTGCCACAAGCCGATTAAAAGCGGGAGACGTACTCGAAGTAGGACAACCCGAAGGAAAATTCACCTTCACTCCTGATGCCGAACGTCAAAGAAACTACGCCGCTTTTGTAGCAGGTAGCGGAATTACTCCTGTAATTTCTATCTTAAAATCGGTATTAAAAAGCGAACCAAAAAGTTCTTTTGTCTTGGTTTATGGTAATAAAACACCTGAAGAAACCATCTTTCATCAAGAATTACACGACTTGCAATTGCAATATGTTGGACGTCTTTTTGTACATTATGTTTATAGCAAAGTACACGCTGGAGAAGGCTTTTTTGGACGAATTGACAAATCGGTTGTGAATGCCGTACTTACGCAAAAACACGCCGCGCTGAATTTTGACAAGTACTTTTTGTGTGGTCCCGAAGAAATGATTACTACCGTTTCTACCATCTTAAAAGAGAAAAATGTAAAAGAATCGGCTATTAAGTTTGAATTGTTTACTTCTTCTACGCAAGAAAAAACGATTTCCGCAACTGTAGATGGTCATACTACTATTACCGTATTGGTAGACGACGAAGAAACCACTTTCGAAATGTCGGCCAAGCAAACCCTACTCGAAGCGACACTTAAACAAGGTATCGATGCTCCTTATTCATGTCAAGGCGGAATTTGCAGCAGCTGTTTATGTCGTATCACCGAAGGTACAGCCGAAATGAAGAAAAACTCTATTCTTTCTGATGATGAAATTGCCGAAGGTTTAATTCTAAGTTGTCAAGCCTATCCAACTTCTTCAACACTTCGTGTGGATTTTGATGATGTGTAA
- a CDS encoding GLPGLI family protein — MKTILFFITALFFTITSTAQQFVDKAVIEYEVNTNLKKTMSNDSWDEMMKDNLSDLKISYFNYTFADNKSVFKFDRWSPKTRIPKYLKDSDEENSWYFDFNLGIFNMQKQIIGTNFVVSDSIPKIEWKITNENREIAGYNCRKAVGKIFDDVYVFAFYTDEITISGGPVSISGLPGMILGLTIPRLYTSYVATKVDVSVKDTTIIKPIVAKKTYDIKGLKSLMEEKTKEWFTYGEDKEENKRQKNMFLWNAFL, encoded by the coding sequence ATGAAAACAATACTTTTTTTTATAACGGCACTCTTTTTTACAATAACATCAACTGCTCAGCAATTTGTAGATAAAGCTGTAATTGAATACGAAGTAAATACCAATCTAAAAAAGACGATGAGCAACGATAGCTGGGATGAGATGATGAAGGACAATCTTTCGGACCTTAAAATTTCTTATTTCAACTACACTTTTGCCGATAATAAAAGCGTATTTAAATTTGATAGATGGAGTCCAAAAACAAGAATTCCAAAATACCTAAAAGATTCAGATGAAGAAAACAGTTGGTATTTTGATTTTAATTTAGGAATATTCAATATGCAAAAGCAAATTATAGGAACTAATTTTGTTGTATCTGATAGTATTCCAAAAATTGAATGGAAGATTACGAACGAAAACAGAGAAATTGCGGGGTATAATTGCAGAAAAGCGGTTGGTAAAATTTTTGATGACGTCTATGTATTTGCTTTTTACACTGATGAAATTACGATTTCTGGTGGTCCAGTTTCAATAAGTGGGTTGCCAGGTATGATTTTGGGGCTTACAATTCCAAGGTTATATACTTCTTATGTAGCTACTAAAGTAGATGTTTCAGTTAAAGATACTACCATTATAAAGCCCATTGTAGCCAAAAAAACATATGACATAAAGGGTTTAAAATCGTTGATGGAAGAGAAAACAAAGGAATGGTTTACCTATGGTGAGGATAAAGAAGAAAACAAAAGACAAAAAAATATGTTCTTGTGGAATGCTTTTTTATAG
- a CDS encoding ABC transporter ATP-binding protein, with translation MIQVQNLSKSYNGTTVLKIDQLEIPKGESFGLVGNNGAGKTTFFSLLLDLIHPTTGAVINNGVQVNTSEGWKPFTGSFLDESFLIGYLTPEEYFYFIGDLRGQNKADVDALLAKHEEFFNGEILKNKKYLRDLSKGNQKKVGIIATLIGNPEVVILDEPFANLDPTTVNRLKKIIKELAQNPDVTVLVSSHDLLHTVEVCNRIVALNKGEVVKDIQTSTETLAELEAFFAV, from the coding sequence ATGATACAAGTACAAAACCTCTCAAAATCATACAACGGAACCACCGTTTTAAAAATAGACCAATTAGAAATTCCAAAAGGAGAAAGTTTTGGATTGGTCGGAAATAATGGCGCTGGAAAAACTACTTTTTTCAGTTTGCTATTGGATTTAATTCACCCAACTACAGGAGCCGTTATAAATAATGGCGTTCAAGTTAACACTAGCGAAGGTTGGAAACCTTTTACGGGTTCCTTTTTGGATGAAAGCTTTTTGATTGGGTATTTAACCCCCGAGGAATACTTTTATTTCATTGGTGATTTACGTGGACAAAACAAAGCCGATGTGGATGCTTTATTGGCAAAACACGAAGAGTTTTTTAATGGCGAAATCCTAAAAAACAAAAAATACCTGAGAGACTTGTCTAAAGGAAACCAAAAGAAAGTTGGGATTATCGCAACTTTAATAGGCAACCCTGAAGTCGTTATTTTGGACGAACCTTTTGCCAACTTAGACCCAACGACCGTAAACCGATTGAAAAAAATCATCAAAGAATTGGCTCAAAATCCAGACGTAACCGTTTTAGTTTCTAGTCACGATTTGTTGCATACCGTTGAAGTTTGTAATCGAATTGTCGCATTGAACAAAGGAGAAGTAGTCAAAGATATTCAAACATCAACAGAGACTTTGGCTGAGCTAGAAGCGTTTTTTGCGGTTTAA
- a CDS encoding polymer-forming cytoskeletal protein, protein MFDKKKKQPYTDLLGKTNRIVEATKIKGDIFSPADFRLDGELIGNFTSNGKLVIGPSGKVIGDIVCKNADIEGVFNGKITVHELLNIKATASVEGEVCIGKLAIEPGAHFTATCVMRIIDTKVDGTQSK, encoded by the coding sequence ATGTTCGACAAAAAAAAGAAACAACCCTATACTGATTTATTAGGTAAAACCAATAGAATAGTAGAAGCAACTAAAATTAAGGGAGATATTTTTTCCCCAGCCGATTTTAGATTAGACGGAGAATTGATTGGAAATTTTACTTCGAATGGTAAATTAGTGATTGGTCCTTCAGGAAAAGTTATAGGCGACATTGTTTGTAAAAACGCAGATATCGAAGGTGTTTTTAATGGAAAAATAACGGTACACGAATTACTTAATATCAAAGCAACGGCTTCTGTAGAAGGCGAAGTGTGTATCGGAAAGTTGGCAATTGAACCTGGTGCTCATTTTACAGCCACTTGTGTAATGCGAATAATAGACACCAAAGTAGATGGAACCCAATCCAAATAA
- a CDS encoding DUF5687 family protein has product MFLRFIYLEWKAFLRSASFGTSLAMRILMGFLIAYFTLLFLVLGIGGFYALKKMNLDPLVTINKFLVYYFLFDLAFRLMLQKIPVLNIRPLLVLPIKRPTIVHFSLGKTALSFFNILHAFLFIPLSVVLIYEGYDVASVVFWHLGVFALVYINNFLNIILSNKDQLFGIFLAILAVLGGLQYYGYFDVTLYSAPFFEALFHTVGVFLIPLVILGLLYYYTFVYFKNELYLDAGLAVKGEIAKTEDLTWLNQFGTLGTFLKNDIKLIKRNKRSKTTVLMSVLFLFYGLIFFGNPTQPQVMYIFAGIFVSGGFLFTFGQFVPSWDSSYYQLMMTQNIPYRGYLNSKWWLIVIATFASTILASFYLYFGWQVYLTIVAGAIYNIGINSHLVLLGGAFTKTPIDLTQSQGAFGDKKAFNVNTMLLSIPKLVLPLLLYGLGKYFGGQELGLGLVALAGVIGFAMRNWVFLQIEKIYKREKYKTIAAYKQKS; this is encoded by the coding sequence ATGTTTTTACGTTTTATTTACCTCGAGTGGAAAGCCTTTTTGCGTTCAGCTTCCTTTGGAACGAGCTTGGCGATGCGAATTTTAATGGGCTTTTTGATTGCTTATTTTACCTTGTTGTTTTTAGTGCTAGGAATTGGGGGTTTTTACGCCCTTAAGAAAATGAATTTAGACCCATTGGTAACCATCAATAAATTTTTGGTCTACTATTTTCTATTTGATTTGGCCTTTCGATTAATGCTTCAAAAAATCCCTGTGCTCAATATTCGTCCTTTACTAGTCTTACCGATTAAGAGACCTACGATTGTGCATTTTTCTCTAGGAAAGACAGCCTTATCTTTTTTCAATATTTTGCACGCTTTTCTTTTTATTCCTTTAAGTGTCGTTTTGATTTATGAAGGGTATGATGTGGCATCTGTAGTGTTTTGGCATTTGGGTGTTTTTGCCTTGGTGTACATCAATAATTTTTTGAATATTATATTGAGTAATAAAGACCAATTATTTGGTATTTTCCTTGCGATTCTTGCAGTGCTTGGTGGATTACAATATTACGGTTATTTTGATGTAACGCTATACAGTGCTCCGTTTTTTGAGGCTTTATTTCATACTGTAGGAGTGTTTCTTATTCCACTTGTAATCTTAGGATTGTTGTACTATTACACCTTTGTTTATTTCAAAAACGAATTATATCTCGATGCTGGTTTGGCGGTAAAAGGTGAAATTGCTAAGACAGAAGATTTGACTTGGTTGAATCAATTTGGTACTTTAGGAACTTTCTTGAAGAATGACATTAAATTAATCAAAAGAAACAAACGTTCCAAAACAACGGTTCTTATGAGTGTGCTGTTTTTGTTTTATGGGTTGATTTTCTTTGGCAACCCAACTCAGCCACAAGTGATGTACATTTTTGCAGGAATTTTTGTTTCGGGTGGATTTTTATTCACATTTGGTCAATTTGTACCGAGTTGGGACAGTTCGTATTATCAATTGATGATGACGCAAAACATCCCGTATCGTGGCTATTTGAATTCCAAATGGTGGTTAATTGTAATAGCAACTTTTGCTTCTACGATTTTGGCTAGTTTCTATCTTTATTTTGGATGGCAAGTATATTTGACCATTGTGGCTGGCGCGATTTACAATATTGGAATCAATTCACATCTGGTACTCTTAGGAGGTGCTTTTACGAAAACGCCAATCGATTTAACTCAAAGTCAAGGTGCCTTTGGAGACAAAAAAGCATTCAATGTCAACACGATGTTGCTCTCTATCCCAAAATTAGTTTTGCCTTTGCTTTTGTATGGTTTGGGAAAATATTTTGGCGGACAAGAATTAGGTTTGGGCCTTGTTGCTCTTGCGGGAGTAATTGGTTTTGCAATGAGAAACTGGGTGTTCCTTCAAATTGAAAAAATTTACAAAAGAGAAAAATACAAAACCATTGCGGCTTACAAACAAAAAAGCTAA
- a CDS encoding PadR family transcriptional regulator, with protein sequence MKNSQLYKGSLNTIIMKLLEENGKMYGYEITQKVKALTQGELTITEGALYPALHKLEAEGLLDVEIERVDNRLRKYYKLTEKGTTETVNRLAELEDFIRNMQSLVNPKLEF encoded by the coding sequence ATGAAAAACTCACAGTTATACAAAGGCAGTCTCAACACCATTATTATGAAGTTGTTGGAAGAAAATGGTAAAATGTATGGGTACGAAATTACCCAGAAAGTAAAGGCGTTGACGCAAGGAGAATTGACCATTACCGAAGGTGCCTTGTATCCAGCGTTGCACAAATTGGAAGCCGAAGGATTGCTAGATGTAGAGATAGAACGAGTAGACAACCGCTTGAGAAAGTATTATAAACTCACCGAAAAAGGAACCACAGAAACCGTTAATCGATTAGCGGAGTTGGAGGATTTTATCCGAAATATGCAAAGTTTAGTGAATCCAAAATTAGAATTTTAG
- a CDS encoding lipopolysaccharide assembly protein LapB: protein MKTTGCKPFYPLFLFIFLIACSTKKNTFLARNSHALSTRYNILYNGQIGLDKGVNGLTSGNKDNFWELLPIERMQLSESTTAEDKPKNADFELAETKATKAIQKHSMNIGGREVNYQMDEAYLLLGKARYYDQRFVPALDAFNYILYKYPESDKIYEAKVWREKTNMRLGNDALVVKNINKLLKDEEFKDQPFADANALLAEAFLNLEQKDSAVAKLKIAVDYTKINEERARYRFILGQLYQELGKRDSALFCYDAVIAMNRSAKREYIIQSYARKAQLFDYETGDPNAFVAIYNELMEDRENRPFLDVIYHNMGLFYDNYKKPDSATIFYKASLEARPKDPYLEASNYRNIGTIYFKGTNYPLAAKYYDSTLVKLNPKTREFYKIQKKRKDLDEAIRLETSTKRNDSILKVLSLSPSERNAYYEKHIVAIKKQDSIKLVKEELQKQKLANIERNLSASSADPGAVATGPGLQNKAAYLPPSDNQQTEATNTFYFYNPKTVAFGKLEFKKMFGNRALVENWLYSNVKKGANEPTEEVTADNDVIKEKAVEEPRYTLAYYLNQLPTQSSAIDSITKERNTAYYQLGVVYKEKFKEYDLASSKLEQLLNFHPDEKLIPPTQYNLYKIYEITNKAKAAAVKNAITAQFPDSRYAKIINDPTFDGAKDKDSPENKYKECYEWFKDEKFAAVIARCNTMINQLTGEEIVAKFELLKANALAKTKGLPAYKEAMQYVADTYANTEEGKKAEEIITTQIPILERMAFSTVDTKKWKIIFRIPIDDYKQERAIEKQVLDFMAKENLENLYYTCDNYTDKERILCIHGFQSEIYANDVSVIFNKKGSPSEVQKAITISEENYKIVQMKKNLDAYLAPKTP from the coding sequence TTGAAGACTACCGGTTGTAAGCCTTTTTATCCCTTATTTTTATTCATTTTCTTGATAGCTTGTTCTACCAAGAAGAACACTTTTTTGGCCAGAAATTCGCACGCTTTGAGTACGCGTTACAATATTTTGTACAACGGACAAATTGGTTTAGATAAAGGTGTAAATGGGCTTACATCGGGTAATAAAGATAATTTTTGGGAGTTGTTACCCATAGAAAGAATGCAACTTTCAGAGAGTACTACAGCTGAAGATAAACCCAAAAATGCCGATTTTGAATTGGCCGAAACCAAGGCCACCAAAGCCATTCAAAAACACTCTATGAATATTGGTGGGCGAGAGGTCAATTATCAAATGGACGAAGCCTATCTTTTGCTCGGAAAAGCACGTTATTACGACCAGCGTTTTGTGCCAGCCTTAGATGCTTTCAATTATATTCTATATAAATATCCCGAAAGTGATAAAATATACGAAGCTAAAGTCTGGCGTGAAAAAACCAATATGCGTTTGGGCAACGATGCTTTAGTGGTAAAAAACATCAATAAATTACTCAAAGACGAGGAATTCAAAGACCAACCTTTTGCGGATGCCAATGCACTTTTGGCGGAAGCTTTTTTGAATTTAGAACAAAAAGACAGCGCAGTAGCTAAACTCAAAATAGCAGTAGATTATACTAAAATCAATGAAGAAAGAGCTCGTTATCGCTTTATCTTGGGACAATTGTATCAAGAATTAGGGAAAAGAGACAGCGCACTTTTTTGCTACGATGCAGTAATTGCTATGAATCGCAGTGCTAAGAGAGAGTACATTATTCAGTCCTACGCTCGAAAAGCCCAATTATTTGATTATGAAACGGGTGACCCCAATGCTTTTGTAGCCATTTATAACGAACTAATGGAGGATCGTGAGAATCGTCCTTTTTTAGATGTTATCTACCACAATATGGGATTGTTTTATGACAATTATAAAAAACCAGATTCTGCTACCATTTTCTATAAAGCTTCTCTGGAAGCACGTCCTAAAGACCCTTATTTAGAAGCATCCAATTATAGAAATATTGGGACTATTTATTTCAAGGGAACCAATTATCCTTTGGCGGCAAAATACTATGATAGTACTTTAGTAAAGCTTAATCCCAAAACAAGAGAATTTTATAAAATTCAAAAAAAGCGTAAAGATTTAGACGAAGCCATTCGATTAGAAACTAGCACCAAAAGAAACGATAGTATTCTTAAAGTTTTGTCTTTGTCTCCTTCGGAACGAAATGCCTATTATGAAAAGCATATCGTTGCCATTAAAAAGCAAGATTCTATAAAGCTAGTTAAAGAAGAATTACAAAAGCAAAAGTTAGCGAATATAGAGCGCAACTTATCGGCTTCTAGTGCAGACCCAGGAGCTGTAGCGACAGGCCCAGGTTTGCAAAACAAAGCAGCCTATTTACCTCCAAGTGATAACCAACAAACGGAGGCTACCAACACTTTTTATTTTTACAACCCAAAAACGGTGGCTTTTGGAAAGTTAGAATTCAAAAAAATGTTTGGAAATCGTGCTTTGGTCGAAAACTGGTTGTATTCAAATGTGAAAAAAGGAGCCAATGAACCAACAGAAGAAGTAACAGCTGATAATGATGTTATTAAAGAAAAAGCTGTTGAAGAACCGCGTTATACTTTGGCTTATTATTTAAATCAATTACCTACTCAATCTTCGGCAATTGACAGCATCACCAAAGAAAGAAATACAGCATATTACCAATTGGGAGTAGTTTATAAAGAAAAATTCAAAGAGTACGATTTAGCTAGTAGTAAGCTGGAACAATTACTAAACTTTCATCCCGATGAAAAACTGATTCCTCCCACTCAGTACAATTTGTATAAAATATACGAAATCACAAATAAAGCCAAAGCAGCAGCCGTTAAGAATGCGATTACGGCTCAATTTCCTGATTCGAGATATGCCAAAATTATAAATGACCCAACTTTTGATGGAGCCAAAGACAAAGATTCTCCTGAGAATAAATATAAGGAATGTTACGAATGGTTTAAGGACGAAAAATTTGCGGCTGTAATTGCGCGTTGTAACACGATGATTAATCAGTTGACGGGAGAAGAAATTGTAGCCAAGTTTGAGTTGCTCAAAGCAAATGCTTTGGCTAAAACAAAAGGATTGCCAGCCTACAAAGAGGCGATGCAATACGTTGCCGACACCTATGCCAATACCGAAGAAGGAAAAAAAGCAGAAGAGATTATCACCACACAAATTCCTATTTTGGAACGAATGGCGTTTAGTACAGTAGACACCAAAAAGTGGAAGATTATCTTTAGAATTCCTATCGATGATTACAAACAAGAACGAGCTATCGAAAAGCAAGTTTTGGATTTTATGGCTAAAGAAAATTTAGAAAATCTATACTATACTTGTGATAATTATACTGATAAAGAACGCATCTTGTGTATACACGGATTCCAATCAGAAATATATGCGAATGATGTCTCGGTGATTTTTAATAAAAAAGGGTCGCCTTCAGAGGTGCAGAAGGCGATTACTATAAGCGAGGAGAATTACAAGATTGTTCAAATGAAAAAGAATTTAGACGCCTATTTAGCCCCAAAAACGCCCTAA